From a region of the Neodiprion fabricii isolate iyNeoFabr1 chromosome 7, iyNeoFabr1.1, whole genome shotgun sequence genome:
- the LOC124187021 gene encoding zinc finger BED domain-containing protein RICESLEEPER 2-like codes for MDVSTRWNSTHVMLRTALSVKSALNALMHNYGELREMIINPEEWEIIEAVCAYLKPFDHLSTVLGGQTYITLPLGIVGFNMLLDKIETVTHQLDVKPSRSCVDEEFIEAFQARRDKMLKHYKKTNWIYGVVLILDPRHKVGTFQLTSWGRDIEKASMAKFQKIFREQYWANSTVEMIASQGKSLSDQGSQGSFDLYELYEASTPIFHEDCSEPQREFECYCKLKRASRNENILERWRNNSNSFPNLAKMARDFLSIPATSVPAERLFSKAGLILRKHRNNMSNESARSLLCLNGWLTCSLKSAIQKNLNPSEQ; via the coding sequence ATGGACGTGTCAACTCGATGGAATTCGACTCACGTAATGTTGCGAACAGCACTGAGTGTCAAGTCAGCTCTTAACGCACTGATGCACAACTATGGAGAACTTCGCGAGATGATAATCAACCCAGAAGAATGGGAAATCATCGAGGCTGTGTGCGCGTATTTAAAACCATTCGATCATCTGTCGACGGTTCTCGGTGGTCAAACGTACATTACGTTGCCGTTGGGAATTGTGGGGTTCAATATGCTTCTTGACAAAATCGAGACGGTAACTCACCAACTTGATGTGAAGCCATCGCGAAGTTGCGTCGACGAGGAATTTATCGAAGCTTTCCAAGCTAGAAGAGATAAGATGCTCAAACACTACAAGAAAACGAATTGGATATATGGAGTTGTTCTCATCCTCGATCCTCGGCACAAAGTTGGAACGTTTCAACTCACATCTTGGGGTCGTGACATAGAAAAGGCATCAATGGctaagtttcaaaaaatttttcgcgaaCAATATTGGGCAAATTCCACCGTCGAGATGATAGCATCTCAGGGTAAAAGTTTATCGGATCAAGGAAGCCAGGGATCCTTCGATTTATATGAACTTTATGAGGCCTCCACGCCGATTTTTCACGAAGACTGTAGTGAACCACAGCGAGAATTCGAGTGCTATTGCAAACTCAAACGGGCGAGTCggaacgaaaatattttggagCGGTGGCGAAACAATTCGAATTCATTTCCGAATTTGGCAAAAATGGCGCGAGATTTCTTAAGCATCCCGGCGACAAGCGTCCCGGCTGAACGTTTGTTTTCGAAGGCCGGTTTGATCCTAAGGAAACACCGAAATAATATGTCTAATGAATCAGCGAGAAGTCTGCTGTGTTTAAACGGATGGCTGACGTGCAGCCTCAAATCAgcgattcaaaaaaatcttaaCCCGTCCGAACAATAA